One Tubulanus polymorphus chromosome 5, tnTubPoly1.2, whole genome shotgun sequence DNA segment encodes these proteins:
- the LOC141905994 gene encoding autophagy-related protein 13-like: MAAGKLSSQDRKDLDKFTKFLIYKSVQIIVQSRLGEKVKTQSKPFSSGSDWFNLAIRDIPEVLGETKKALASQLINTTQSICVEISLKTADGDTMVLETWSLGMNEQCDPLVKVSYMVYNCMGILLKSLMCVLRVTPAYRLSRSQGPDNYVICYRIYKGTPNTLQLGAGFDKLKVGTVPTPCGTIVLDVSYRTKMLISPQHSIKDLSIDAKDDHFKQDSPKKSSIPRPCHFNNRRNSTSEEGSSISAESEICATTFSTSPPDPYCRDMNNCQTHCCCNHNGRCTDNRCEGLRQPKNIVRCGAFAPVKVFDPDFDEVDDIPFSKLYIKPKNLTSSPEKRSEKSDSDVEMENGKPDAYGTDEVDGNESDDNSHASGPPDDFVMIDMKAPFAGHEGTADLGRFYRECQGAPVLAMFDNQPSIAETLDVMQDQLVSFESNAKGFDEFVNNLDVADG; encoded by the exons ATGGCTGCCGGGAAGTTGAGCTCCCAAGATCGGAAAGATTTGGACAAGTTCACCAAATTCCTAATCTACAAAAGCGTCCAGATCATTGTTCAGTCTCGTTTGGGTGAAAAAGTCAAAACGCAGTCCAAACCATTTTCATCTGGTTCCGACTGG TTCAACCTGGCCATTCGCGATATTCCCGAAGTTCTCGGCGAAACGAAGAAAGCTTTGGCGTCGCAATTGATAAACACGACGCAATCGATATGCGTCGAGATATCCCTGAAAACGGCGGACGGCGACACGATGGTTCTAGAGACGTGGTCGCTCGGTATGAACGAACAATGCGACCCGCTCGTCAAAGTTTCCTACATGGTTTATAACTGTATGGGTATTTTATTGAAGTCGTTGATGTGCGTGTTACGCGTGACGCCCGCGTATCGCTTATCCAGATCGCAAGGACCCGACAATTATGTGATATGCTATCGAATTTATAAAGGGACGCCGAACACTTTGCAACTCGGAGCCGGATTTGACAAGTTAAAGGTCGGCACGGTACCGACGCCGTGTGGTACTATAGTTCTCGACGTGTCGTACAGAacgaaaatgttgatatcgCCTCAGCACAGCATTAAAGATTTGAGCATCGACGCGAAAGACGACCATTTTAAACAGGACAGTCCGAAAAAGAGCTCCATACCTCGACCTTGCCATTTCAACAACAGAAG AAACAGCACAAGCGAAGAAGGGTCGAGTATTTCCGCGGAGTCGGAAATTTGTGCGACAACATTTTCGACGAGTCCTCCCGATCCGTACTGTCGAGACATGAACAACTGTCAAACGCATTGCTGTTGTAATCATAACGGACGATGCACCGATAACAGATGTGAAGGACTTCGTCAGCCCAA GAATATTGTCAGGTGTGGAGCGTTTGCGCCGGTGAAAGTCTTCGACCCGGACTTCGATGAAGTCGACGATATACCGTTCTCAAAGCTTTACATAAAACCGAAAAATCTGACGTCGAGTCCGGAAAAACGCTCAGAGAAAAGCGACAGCGACGTCGAAATGGAGAATGGTAAACCAGACGCATACGGTACCGATGAAGTTGATGGTAATGAGTCAGATGATAACAGTCATGCTTCAGGACCGCCTGATGATTTCGTTATGATTGACATG AAGGCACCGTTTGCTGGTCATGAGGGTACAGCGGATTTGGGTAGGTTTTATCGCGAGTGTCAAGGAGCGCCAGTGTTAGCCATGTTCGACAACCAACCATCCATCGCAGAGACTCTAGACGTGATGCAAGATCAGTTGGTCAGTTTCGAGTCCAACGCGAAAGGATTCGATGAATTTGTGAACAATCTCGACGTGGCAGACggataa